Part of the Toxotes jaculatrix isolate fToxJac2 chromosome 8, fToxJac2.pri, whole genome shotgun sequence genome is shown below.
TCATGGAAAACTGTGATTTTATGTCCATCGATGACCAGCTTATCACCCTCAGCCTTGACCTCACCCTTGTAGCGGCCGTGGGTAGAGTCATACTTGAACATGTAGACCTGAAGAAGAAAtgagaagatgatgaagatgtgaTAAGGAGGGGAAAATCACCAAATTGTGGCAGCTCacaaagatgaaagagaaatTTGCCAGTTTAATACATTAATTCCTAATCTGGATTGAAATCACATGAACAAATTATTTGCTCAGCATCTTAAATTCATCATTTTCCTGAGTGATTCTCATCTTAAACATATTTGCCGAGATAAAAGAACAGGAAAAGCTTCCAAACATCAGCCAAAATTTTACAAGCATCACCATCTTCCTGACTCACCATGTACTCCAGGTCAATGAAAGGGTCATTGATGGCCACGATCTCCACCTTCTTGGAGCTGAAACCAGCACGGGTCACCAGACGACCAATGCGGCCGAATCTGAAAAGTGAACGGTGTTGTTTCTTAGTCTGGCCTCTAGATGGTGATAGGACACCATGTAACTCTGAGCAAAGTCTTTGGGTGATGTGGTCACAGTCATGTCACAGAGTTACAGTGAAATTGTTCTGCACGTGCTTATTAGGTGGACACAATCAGTCTGAAAATCAATCACAATGCAAAATTGGGCTTTTGGCATTCACTTCAGCGTAAGCATGGCCTACTTCACATCACAGTTCTAGCTTTTCCCCCTTTGTGTGGGCTACATAACCCCCATGCAGGAGACCTGAAACCACAGCTGAAAAAAGGGCAGGGTTCAGGAGGAGGGGCCGTGGGAGGTGTATGTTGCAGAGCTTATGGCTGCACAGCTCTCACACTCTCCTCTCTGGGGGCTAAAGTCGAAATGAACCTCTAATGTGGTAATCCTGGTGACGGCAATGCACTGTTTGATCAGCGGCTGAGTTACTTTTTAACCGTGGGTCCAAAATCCTGGCACAGATACAGTCTGTTCTCAGACactgggggaggaggaggaggaagaggggtgGAGTGATAAAAAACAGATCCATGAGATAGATAGGTAGACTTTAACGTCAGATCATGTGTGTTAGACAACGTTTAAATTACGGAGGTCACCTTTCCACCTGCttcacacagcaaaaaaaaaaaaaaaaacccaaaaaacaatcCCCTGTTGAATAATCCCCATGCTGAAGCCAGCGTCCACATTGTTATCTGTAGAGGGCCAAAGTTCAAAGATCAAGAAAAACATGAGAACAACTCGGTGACTGTGCACacgttggtgtgtgtgtgtatctattaCAAGACACTGTTCCTTGTTCAGCAGTTGTATGGTGTCACTATTAATTAATCACAGAGACTTCAGTTTGTTCTGCTATTCAGGTCCTGAAAGTCAAAGTTGAAGACTCATCTAATCATTAAAAGAATGAGCTTCAATAAAAGACCAGTCCGATCCAGTTTTCAAAGAGTTACTGTGAATTCTTCATAGGTGTCTTATAATGTCAGAACTCTGAACTTAAAATTTTGGTAGTTTAATCTTTTAACTGTCATTATTATCTAAAAACTAACACTGGTAGCTGGACTggacttttcatgtttttttccccaaactaGTGGAGCCATCCAGTCATATACCAGTCATATACATAGTTCGAACATGTTTATCTTCATTTATGTTTCAATAATGAATTCAGTAATGACTCTTGATACAGAGATGCTGTGTGGAAATCAGACAGTATCCATCATTAACAATCTGTGcgtatctttaaaaaaaaaaaaaaaaatatcttaaagGCATTTTGAAAACTGAACCAAGGCAGCCATTATAGTAAACCTCAGTTACACGTGTGCGTGCACAGATGAGAGGGGTGTGGCATTGTGAGTTGGGGGTGCAAAGGGTGAATGCTGAAGTAAAGTGTGTGTTGCTCATTTAGTTTAATTCAGCATATTTGTCTttgtcgtctttttttttttttcaagtgagGGAATAAAAATGTTCTCTTACCCATTGATACCGACTTTCACCATTTTGTCTGGGTTGGTCTAGTCCtctggagggagaaaaagaagaatcatGCTTCCTGCTGAATACTGATAAATAGCATTTATGGTGGCATACATTTATGATGCCTTATATTAGCATTCACTCGATGACAGACATTGTCATTAGATTGTGTGTTTAGATAAGCAAAGAGTTCAAAAGAACCTGCAAACGTATTCCACTGATAAGCTATCTGTGACCACAGTCCAAGAAAATTTCAATGAAAATCTGCAGACTGCAGTTTTTTTGGTCCAAGTTTCAAAACAAGAACCTTCCCTGCATCTGTagaaaaaatctaaacaaaatTACAATTTTACATCTTCAAAAGTAAACTCATTTAAAGCAATAATACAAAGCAAAGTGAACTTCTTTGAACTTTAGAGctcatttcctttaaaatgagGCTTAATCAAGCCCATGCAGACTGTCCCCAGCTGATCTAAATCTAATTATTTAGTCCTGCAGCCTGTTGCTGAGGCCCTGCAGCTTCCTGACCCTCTCTGACTCAAATCAATTCATCATCTGAGGTATTTACCGTTTGTGAGATGCCTCAGTCTGTCTTGCGACTCCGGGTGTGAGTGGGGAAGAGCAAAGTTaagctctgtgtttttatgattGACCAGAGTCTAACGCCACACCCCCCTAATGGTCACTGCTCCTCGCCCCGCCCCCTTTGAATGTCAAGGTCGTCAGCCTGCAGAGAGGCATGCAAACTGGCCTCTGCAACTTCACTTCATGTGAGTTGAACAACCGAGAAGCTTCTCTCTTGTCATAACATGTCTGCTGCTAATAATAGGCCTAAAGTTTGGGAATATTTTGTTTAAGTTACATGATTTCAGTCACAGCTCCAGTGCCATCAAGCCTGACTTTTGTTGCCACCTTTAAGAGGCTTAGACATAGATACTCAGATATTAAGGTCCTCATATAGTGGactgaaaaaagagaggggTCCCCCACTGACCTTCTCAGTAAATACAgacgcacagagacacagagggagcaAACCAGGGATCAAATCTCTGCCGTCTGACTCTGACATTTAATGTCCAAAGACCATGACCCTTCACTTTCAGACGCTCACcctgctttctctgtctctccatccccTAAGCAAGAGTCATAGGCTGAGTCTTGGTTACTTAACATATGATTGTTACGCATGTGCAGAGGAGGTGTCTTCAGATTTGGGTCCATTTTCTCAGTCAAACTGTTGATTTTTCAGGGTATTTAGAAATGACTGACTCCCAAAACAGAATCTGGATGGTAAAAAACATGTCTTTGAAAGACAGGTTCCTTTCTGCTGCACGCAAAGTCCTGGCACTGTTACACTGCTTCTCTTTTATTCATTGCACACAAAACATGACAAGGCCCAGCCaagttggttttgttttttgagttttgactCATTTGCCTGGCAACAGAGTTCCTTTGAAAAGAAAGCACTCCCAGGGggattataaaaaatattaaacctGAATTATGAGAATGTCATTTTAAACCAGAGGTTAATTCAGGTTGGATCCTGTCTCTCTGGATGCATGCTGGACCTCACCACTGGACAGTCCTGACAGTGAACTGAAAACTTACGTCTTTTCCAACTCAGCAGTTCATGTGGTTAAACATATTTTGCCGCAGGCTAACAGACATGTCACtgcaccaaaactggacagtgttggtgtgttttATGGCTGCAGTCCAATGGTCCAGACATAGCTGAACTACCACAACCCTGAGTGCATGCATGCCAGTCTTGGCCTCTGCTTTGCAGCTTAAGGTCAAAGAGGGGAAGTAAAGGTCGGGCTAAGATTAGATGCTGGCTGGCGAGTCAACACTTGGGCCATGTTATACTCTCAGTACTGTAAATGCTGCCTCATGCAGATCACATGTTCTTTCTACATCACAACAGCCAAACTCTGCCCAACTGTAGAGAGGAAAGTGAAACCATTGGATAAAATTTATGGGGAAATTTTCATTTTAGTAGCTCAGTAGAACGGTTgctgtaaaatgaatgaaaattatttaaaacagcaacaatCATGGCAAAGTTTATTTACCATAATATTTATctactgtaaatataaatatgcacAAGTGTTTTTATAGTTTACTTTGACAGAAAGTACAGTAACAAGAAAATGCGTGTAGTTCTGTTTGGTGATCTGTGCACAGTCGTGTGCATGTAAAAAGGGCCTTCAGCTATGGAGAGAAATTAGACTTAGAATGGTCACGTGTATTACATGATCTACAAACGAAAAATAAGATTTACAAACGTGTACAACGTAATTTTGGGTACTCACAAATGTGTCTTCCAATTTTGAGTCTAACTTCTCTCCATACTCACAGTTTTGCAACGTGTATCCTGCTTTAAAGCCCAGTACAAGGTCCAGAGAGTAGCTCTATATGGTGacaaacagataaagaaaagcACATTCAGACTGCCATCTAGTGTTGGGGTAGAAATCTGCATCCATGTGCCTATGTCAGTCTTCAACCTAAATACCAGAATTAACATGAAGTCATAGAGAGACAACATATTTTACTACATATTTTTCattgattattattttaattatttgttttaatctgtcagttattttcagTCAAAACCCTAAGATATTCAAGTTATAATGATTTAAAACACAAGGAAAAGCAGGAAGCCAGTGTTAAGACGATGTTCTGAACAGATCCTACATTTACTAGTAAGTGGACCAGTTGGACTGGGATGTTGAAACAGCTTGAACATTTGTGACAGCAGTTTAACTTCTTTCTGAATTGTTTCAagagatttttttaatgtacagttTTTAACAGATTCCCTCAATCAAAACATGTataattaacatgttttttttcccccactcaTGAACCTTTGATCACTGCCTCCAAGTCTGAAAAAAGCTGTTCATGTCATGTTCTTAAACTGGGCACATTGCTGGCACAAGGACTGCCAGTATATGAGATTATCTGACAAACATGCCAGAATATTTATTTCCATTCCCCTGTATAATgctttaagattttttttttgccctgggATCTTGGCTGTTGTGCCAGAATTCAAATCAGCAGCAGAGGTTTTTCATACATACAGCGGTTATTCGATTTGGCCACCCGTACTCCAGAATGACTGGAGAAGACTTGTAACTTCCTCAAACAGCCACTGGAAAGCACTAAGAGTTAAAGAAACATACCTGTCAGGAGAATTTGAAGCTCTACTTTGATGGACAAATTGAGATGACGCGTGTCAATAGACAGTAAACAAACTGGGATGTAGATGTAGGATAGAAGTGAACGATGAATCATTCAAGactctgtgaggaaaaaaaatagaatgtgGTAAATGTCAAATCCATTTATTCATGCAAATCAtaagtaaacataaaaacactcagCAGGAATTATAGGTACCATCAATTTTTGGACATTTATGTCCACTACACCTGCTTTTAAACACAATCTCGTGGCCACATAATGTCTAAACAtctttacatttactgtacGCAGACAAAGCTAGAAATACATAAAGTGCCAGTTtacttaaaaaacacacaaaaagcccAACAATCAAAGGTGATCATTTGATGTAAACATAGCTCACATCTTCTAATATTCAGTTTAACACTTAAACATGGAATAAACTACAGCTGTTAAACAGCCACGATAGTGTGAAGCATCTGATCTACGCTGGGTGAAACCACATTAGCAACACTGCAAGTTTACACCATACTACATGTAGTCTACAGGCATGTAAACATCCTTCACTGCAGGTGAACgcctttgcatgtgtgtttatccTTATTATAATCTAAGAAGGATGCcatcagtctttctttctctcctctccccactAACAGCCCAGTCCACTCATGGACCCAATCCTATCCAGCTTCAGCCCAAAGCATCCCCGGTTCCATCCCCTCCGTGACCGGTCTGGTTCTGCACGCTTCTGATTGGCCAGGGCACCCTTCAGCAGGCGCAGCCAGGGGGTCTCAGGCTGCGTTTGTGCATCAGCCCATTTGGGGTACTCAGCTGCTTTGACCCCAGAAGAGAAGGTGGACTGCTCCTCCGGTTGGCTGTTCAACAGGTTCTCCAGGTCGTCCAGAGTCAAAAGGTCATTATAGCGTTCCAGAAACTGCTCCATGAActgcagagtggaaaaaaagattCAATTTAATTGCCAGGGAGTGTACGAGGGACAATAATTCAATCAGTGGTACATTTCATTACTCTCCCCTCCATCTGGACTATTCTTTTGTATCCTCTATTCTTCCACTCTGAATTCTCCTCAGTCCATTCTTTTTCTTCAATTTCTATCCTCCCCCATCCCCTCCCCCGCTTCGTACCTGCACAGCATCAGGAGAAGGATGCAGAGCGCGAGCCTCTGTGATCTCCAGGGGTGTCAGGAGGAGCAGAGTGGCACAAAGCAGCACAGGACACAACATggcagcagagatgaggagcaggaaCGACTGGTGCAGAGAAACTGGAAATGCGCAGGCTCCTAACACCCAATTGCAAATTAAATTATatggagaaattaaaattaCTCGTGcaaaatgcacaaaacacaaatatatacacacacttttataTAAAACAAGTTTTGAAGAATCTTTCATAGAAAATAATATGAATGGACTTGATTAGTACTGTGCAGACACTGTTTAACCAATCCTCAGTCAGTATCTTCAGGATTTTAaaatttagtctttttttttttaatttaatttaatgtaagaGGAAGACCATACAGATGAACAATGCAACAAATGTAATGTATTTAGGGAATCTATCCGAAGATAATTTGCTGGCCCCGTCTTTCTATATCTGGTAAAAACAGTTCATCAAATGAGTATGTAAAACAGATGCAGGATAAacttattatattaatatttcaaaAGGAAAACTTTGTCGTATTAAATATTTTCAATTTAAGGATCAGTTAGTGTTTCAAAAAGTACTATATGGGTAGTATGCCTTGTAAAATTGAAAGGATTTAATCCTTCAAttgtagaaaatgaaatgtttggttATAAAAAACTATCCAGCTCCATTTCTAGCTCTATCCAgtgttaaaacaacacaatccTATTCTAGTCTTCTTTGATTACTTTGGGAAATAATTATTGCAATGATCAAAAACTATAGAATAAAGtgtctacatttattttaacatgaatatcTAAAAGGAAATTGGAGTGCTCACctgttgttttctctcaaaGCTTGtggtgtcttcttctctcacagactcttctccatctccctcgTTCTTAGTCTCTCGGCTACCTCTCACTTGTTGGCACCTGCCTGGAGCATCACTATCTCACTCGCCTGACTCCTCCCACTCCTTGCTCTGCGATGGAACTGAAAGGAtgattttcttcctcttgcGTCTGTCCTCTTGGCAGAAGCTGAATGTTGGGGCATCAGCTGGGATGCTGCAGGGGT
Proteins encoded:
- the wu:fj39g12 gene encoding C-type natriuretic peptide 1 — its product is MLCPVLLCATLLLLTPLEITEARALHPSPDAVQFMEQFLERYNDLLTLDDLENLLNSQPEEQSTFSSGVKAAEYPKWADAQTQPETPWLRLLKGALANQKRAEPDRSRRGWNRGCFGLKLDRIGSMSGLGC